Proteins from a genomic interval of Coccinella septempunctata chromosome 2, icCocSept1.1, whole genome shotgun sequence:
- the LOC123306878 gene encoding proteasome subunit alpha type-5 isoform X2 — MFLTRSEYDRGVNTFSPEGRLFQVEYAIEAIKLGSTAIGICTNEGVVLAVEKRITSPLMEPTTIEKIVEVDKHIGCAVSGLMADSRTMIDRARVECQNHWFVYNENMTIESCAQAVSNLAIQFGDSDDDGAAMSRPFGVAILFAGIDEKGPQLYHMDPSGTFVQFDAKAIGSGSEGAQQSLQEVYHKSMTLQEACTASLNILKQVMEEKLNSSNVELMTMTPEKKFCMLNKEQVEEVISKLS, encoded by the exons ATGTTTTTAACTAGGAGTGAATATGATAGAGGAGTCAATACCTTCTCCCCAGAAGGACGCCTTTTCCAAGTAGAATATGCCATAGAAGCCATAAAATTAGGATCAACTGCTATTGGAATATGCACCAATGAAGGAGTTGTTCTTGCTGTAGAAAAAAGGATCACATCTCCTCTGATGGAGCCAACTACGATCGAAAAAATTGTGGAAGTAGATAAACATATTGGATGTGCTGTATCTGGACTTATGGCTGATTCCAGAACTATGATAGATAG GGCTCGTGTAGAATGCCAAAATCATTGGTTTGTTTATAATGAAAACATGACCATTGAATCGTGCGCTCAAGCTGTATCTAATCTTGCAATACAATTTGGTGATTCTGATGATGATGGTGCTGCAATGTCACGACCATTTGGTGTAGCTATTTTATTTGCTGGAATAGACGAGAAAGGACCTCAACTGTATCACATGGATCCATCAG GTACTTTTGTGCAGTTTGATGCTAAAGCCATTGGTTCCGGATCTGAGGGGGCCCAACAAAGTCTTCAAGAGGTTTATCATAAAAGTATGACCCTACAGGAGGCTTGTACAGCttctctgaatattttgaaacagGTTATGGAAGAAAAACTCAATTCTTCTAATGTTGAGCTCATGACAATGACCCCAGAGAAAAAATTCTGTATGTTGAATAAGGAACAAGTTGAGGAGGTAATTTCTAAATTATCTTGA
- the LOC123306878 gene encoding proteasome subunit alpha type-5 isoform X1, with translation MFLTRSEYDRGVNTFSPEGRLFQVEYAIEAIKLGSTAIGICTNEGVVLAVEKRITSPLMEPTTIEKIVEVDKHIGCAVSGLMADSRTMIDRARVECQNHWFVYNENMTIESCAQAVSNLAIQFGDSDDDGAAMSRPFGVAILFAGIDEKGPQLYHMDPSGTFVQFDAKAIGSGSEGAQQSLQEVYHKSMTLQEACTASLNILKQVMEEKLNSSNVELMTMTPEKKFCMLNKEQVEEILKMGESGDKVFTGGSPAMMKV, from the exons ATGTTTTTAACTAGGAGTGAATATGATAGAGGAGTCAATACCTTCTCCCCAGAAGGACGCCTTTTCCAAGTAGAATATGCCATAGAAGCCATAAAATTAGGATCAACTGCTATTGGAATATGCACCAATGAAGGAGTTGTTCTTGCTGTAGAAAAAAGGATCACATCTCCTCTGATGGAGCCAACTACGATCGAAAAAATTGTGGAAGTAGATAAACATATTGGATGTGCTGTATCTGGACTTATGGCTGATTCCAGAACTATGATAGATAG GGCTCGTGTAGAATGCCAAAATCATTGGTTTGTTTATAATGAAAACATGACCATTGAATCGTGCGCTCAAGCTGTATCTAATCTTGCAATACAATTTGGTGATTCTGATGATGATGGTGCTGCAATGTCACGACCATTTGGTGTAGCTATTTTATTTGCTGGAATAGACGAGAAAGGACCTCAACTGTATCACATGGATCCATCAG GTACTTTTGTGCAGTTTGATGCTAAAGCCATTGGTTCCGGATCTGAGGGGGCCCAACAAAGTCTTCAAGAGGTTTATCATAAAAGTATGACCCTACAGGAGGCTTGTACAGCttctctgaatattttgaaacagGTTATGGAAGAAAAACTCAATTCTTCTAATGTTGAGCTCATGACAATGACCCCAGAGAAAAAATTCTGTATGTTGAATAAGGAACAAGTTGAGGAG ATTCTTAAAATGGGTGAATCAGGAGATAAGGTTTTCACAGGAGGATCACCAGCCATGATGAAAGTTTAA